The following coding sequences lie in one Bordetella genomosp. 9 genomic window:
- a CDS encoding methionine ABC transporter permease, translating to MNPQQLIDLLTTSLLETLLMVGVSGCIAVIAGIPIGVALVVTSRGAMLQHLGINRVLAIIVNATRSVPFIILMVAIIPFTRWIAHTSIGTTAAIVPLSLAAIPFMARIAENAMREVDPGLITAARAMGASPLQIIAKVLLPEALPGLVAGTIVTLVSLVGYSAMAGAIGGGGLGDMGIRYGYQRFLPDVMLAVVVVLIALVQIVQSIGDWIVRRMSHR from the coding sequence ATGAACCCGCAACAACTGATCGATCTTCTCACTACGTCGCTGCTTGAAACCCTGTTGATGGTGGGCGTTTCCGGCTGCATCGCCGTCATCGCCGGCATTCCGATCGGCGTGGCGCTGGTGGTGACGTCCCGCGGCGCCATGCTGCAGCATTTGGGAATCAACCGCGTGCTGGCGATCATCGTCAACGCCACGCGGTCGGTCCCCTTCATCATCCTGATGGTGGCGATCATTCCGTTCACCCGCTGGATTGCTCATACATCCATCGGCACCACGGCGGCCATCGTGCCGCTGTCGCTGGCGGCCATTCCATTCATGGCCCGTATCGCCGAGAACGCCATGCGTGAAGTCGATCCGGGTCTCATCACCGCAGCGCGCGCCATGGGCGCCTCGCCGCTGCAGATCATCGCCAAGGTGCTGCTGCCGGAAGCGCTGCCGGGGCTGGTGGCGGGGACCATCGTGACCCTGGTCAGCCTCGTGGGCTACTCGGCCATGGCCGGCGCCATCGGCGGCGGCGGGCTGGGCGACATGGGCATACGCTATGGCTATCAGCGTTTTCTGCCCGACGTGATGCTCGCGGTGGTGGTCGTGCTGATCGCGCTTGTGCAAATCGTGCAAAGCATCGGCGACTGGATCGTGCGCCGCATGTCGCACCGCTGA
- a CDS encoding response regulator transcription factor, giving the protein MPYEHAGELPTRLLLADDSPADLKLLVQMLSQEGFKLMVALDGKQAYERALADPAPDAILLDVAMPKLDGYSTCKLLKENPATAHIPVIFVTACTKLDDRLKGFDVGGADYVLKPYNPEEVLARIRVQLQRRGRRSADPKHESTAPQKGSDTMPLSNEQAIVSMTTQYLREHLSDAPSQKRLARLIGVNEKRLTHAFRSLLGKSIPDYLRDQRMERARTLLQDKSLSVAEIADRLGFSSPANFASAFRRQSGCSPVAFRRNASGPLSSVPPGTLVAQNSSIFQND; this is encoded by the coding sequence ATGCCTTACGAACATGCCGGAGAGTTGCCAACCCGACTTCTGCTCGCAGACGACAGCCCCGCGGACCTGAAGCTGCTTGTGCAGATGTTAAGTCAGGAAGGGTTCAAATTAATGGTCGCGCTCGACGGCAAACAGGCCTATGAGCGCGCTTTGGCGGACCCCGCACCAGACGCCATCCTGCTTGACGTGGCCATGCCGAAACTGGACGGGTACTCCACATGCAAGCTGTTGAAGGAAAACCCGGCCACGGCGCACATACCCGTGATCTTCGTAACAGCTTGTACAAAACTTGACGATCGCCTGAAAGGCTTTGACGTCGGTGGGGCCGACTACGTATTGAAGCCCTATAACCCCGAGGAGGTATTGGCGCGAATTCGGGTGCAGCTGCAGCGGCGCGGCCGCCGGTCGGCTGACCCTAAGCATGAGAGCACAGCCCCTCAAAAAGGGTCGGACACCATGCCACTTTCGAACGAGCAGGCAATCGTAAGCATGACGACACAGTACCTGCGCGAACATCTGTCGGACGCCCCGTCACAGAAGCGGTTGGCCCGCCTGATCGGCGTCAATGAAAAGCGCTTGACGCATGCCTTCCGGTCGTTGCTCGGAAAATCGATTCCCGATTATCTGCGCGATCAGCGCATGGAACGCGCTCGCACGCTGCTACAGGACAAGTCCTTATCCGTGGCGGAGATCGCGGACCGTCTCGGTTTTTCCAGTCCGGCGAACTTTGCCTCGGCCTTCCGCCGCCAATCCGGCTGCAGCCCCGTGGCCTTCCGTCGGAACGCTTCTGGCCCGTTGTCCTCCGTGCCTCCGGGGACCCTCGTGGCGCAAAACAGCAGCATTTTTCAAAACGACTGA
- a CDS encoding AAA family ATPase, producing MSQILDRPVRICLLGDFQLFVEGVDKTPLIAYSKPKLLLALLALSLEKKQSRAVLAEMLWPNCASGARANLRHALCVLRHVLGPMEKAVLSTSSTLALDQDLVTVDVLALCGIGAYSGLTLEQRLACDRGELLEQLVTPVNAALSAWRMSWQSRLSQEVSQCRQTYIARLCERGAMQEALESARQWVQIHPGDEHAHRDLIRLLRDSGRREAATKAYEHCVAVMGEYYGTGPSAETRSLLDVESPSDRAVNMAASPHADARPIAVLAIAIGHDRDAMAGEDVIDRVQKVRQRLIRLAQAAGRRICLGADGNLAVLFGYPMLNERPAEAAARLACFIQRHVLASNVSLGMGIHADLAYVPPDSGSLPMMLVGQKALRLAYLAETGETLLSDAARTRLSDRFTVREDERYGLKIGVLQGPCQTITVHRMFGRTTEFDILVRRWNSLRRDGRPHVMYLRGEQGIGKSLLAKVFAEYVKRGGGSVATLRCDQENRHTPLHPFHDYLLDRLNACEQGAADPAWACEVRYAQAMEFLGYKLGLDRQTSNALVDHFLSMRSVAGVDVRHPEVAGLIPPLATMLLHADGQGQPLLVMIDDAQWMDEATRDVLLAALQNRRRDPVMILICGRNLQLSVSADETITMPPLPRDAMVQLVSHRAKDSRLSPKLRKRIVEKARGVPLYAEQMVLHMPADIESEPSPLILDLLAVRAICERDDETDSVQPRVEDEYSLPFLEAD from the coding sequence ATGTCCCAAATTCTGGATAGGCCCGTACGAATCTGCCTGCTCGGAGATTTCCAGCTCTTCGTCGAAGGCGTCGATAAAACGCCGCTGATTGCCTACAGCAAGCCCAAGCTGCTGCTGGCCTTGCTGGCGCTATCGCTCGAGAAAAAGCAATCTCGCGCCGTGCTCGCGGAAATGCTTTGGCCGAACTGCGCGTCCGGGGCGCGAGCCAACCTGCGGCACGCGTTGTGTGTACTGCGGCACGTGCTCGGCCCGATGGAGAAAGCCGTCCTTTCCACCTCGAGCACGCTGGCGCTTGACCAGGACCTGGTTACCGTCGATGTGCTCGCGCTGTGCGGCATCGGAGCGTATTCCGGCCTGACGCTGGAGCAAAGGCTCGCCTGCGATCGGGGCGAGCTGCTCGAGCAGCTTGTCACTCCTGTCAATGCTGCCCTTTCCGCATGGCGCATGAGCTGGCAGTCGCGCCTTTCTCAGGAAGTCTCCCAATGCCGGCAGACCTACATCGCGCGACTGTGCGAACGCGGCGCCATGCAGGAAGCCCTGGAAAGCGCTCGGCAATGGGTCCAGATCCATCCGGGCGACGAACACGCGCATCGCGACTTGATCCGGTTGTTGCGGGACAGCGGCCGCCGCGAAGCGGCGACGAAGGCATACGAGCATTGCGTCGCGGTGATGGGCGAGTATTACGGCACCGGTCCATCCGCCGAAACGCGTTCCCTTCTGGATGTCGAGTCACCCAGCGATCGGGCCGTCAACATGGCTGCGTCACCGCATGCCGACGCCCGGCCCATCGCGGTCCTGGCCATCGCGATCGGCCACGATCGCGATGCGATGGCGGGCGAAGACGTGATCGATCGCGTGCAGAAAGTGCGTCAGCGCCTGATCCGGCTCGCCCAGGCCGCGGGCCGGCGGATCTGCCTGGGGGCCGACGGAAACCTGGCGGTGCTGTTCGGGTATCCCATGCTCAATGAACGTCCGGCCGAAGCGGCGGCTCGGTTGGCGTGCTTCATTCAGCGGCATGTGCTTGCGTCCAACGTATCGCTCGGCATGGGCATACATGCGGACCTTGCCTACGTTCCGCCGGACAGCGGCTCGCTGCCCATGATGCTGGTGGGACAGAAAGCGCTGCGTTTGGCTTATCTGGCGGAAACGGGTGAAACGCTGCTCTCCGATGCCGCGCGAACCCGCCTGAGCGACCGTTTCACTGTGCGCGAAGACGAACGGTATGGATTGAAGATCGGCGTGCTGCAGGGCCCGTGCCAGACGATCACCGTACACCGGATGTTCGGCAGAACCACGGAATTCGATATCCTGGTCCGCCGCTGGAACAGCCTGCGGCGCGATGGACGTCCGCACGTCATGTATCTGCGTGGCGAACAGGGTATCGGCAAGTCTTTGCTGGCCAAGGTCTTCGCCGAGTACGTCAAGCGCGGCGGGGGCAGCGTGGCCACGCTCCGCTGCGACCAGGAGAACCGGCACACCCCGCTGCACCCCTTCCATGACTACCTGCTGGATCGGCTGAATGCATGTGAGCAGGGCGCCGCGGACCCGGCGTGGGCGTGCGAGGTCCGGTATGCGCAGGCGATGGAATTCTTGGGCTACAAGCTGGGCCTGGACAGACAGACCAGTAATGCGCTCGTGGACCACTTCTTGAGCATGCGCAGTGTCGCCGGGGTAGACGTCCGGCATCCCGAAGTCGCCGGTCTTATTCCCCCGCTTGCCACCATGCTGCTCCACGCCGATGGTCAGGGGCAGCCCTTGCTCGTCATGATCGACGATGCGCAATGGATGGACGAGGCGACGCGGGATGTGCTCCTAGCAGCACTTCAAAACAGGCGCCGCGATCCGGTGATGATTCTGATCTGCGGCAGGAATCTTCAACTTTCGGTATCGGCCGATGAGACGATCACCATGCCGCCGTTGCCGCGCGACGCGATGGTTCAATTGGTGAGCCACCGCGCCAAGGACAGCCGCCTGTCGCCGAAACTGCGCAAGCGCATCGTAGAAAAAGCGCGGGGCGTACCGCTTTATGCGGAGCAAATGGTGCTTCATATGCCGGCAGACATCGAAAGCGAGCCATCTCCTCTGATTCTCGACCTGCTCGCGGTGCGGGCGATATGTGAGCGTGACGACGAGACGGACAGTGTCCAGCCGAGGGTCGAGGACGAATATTCCCTGCCTTTTCTGGAGGCAGACTGA
- a CDS encoding glycoside hydrolase family 31 protein, whose product MPPKFDFAHTNQLESIELSTARPSRIDFDTGDGLRFVVEAHAPGVYRIRCGFPQTLSEDKPSLREKAVAEMLLARQEAVGEATVTPREGGGWRIVQGETALEVLTDPVRIALYKGDKQVLASEVSEHAPGFGYNALEESEEAQWTAGFALDAADRIYGLGETPGDLNRRDEEVVSDDPEHRALPLAWSPSGWGVYVNTIRRVQHALGAAPADSAYIVTVDDPVLDIFLFAGEPAEILNQYTALTGRAGQPVLWAMGVWLRQAEGEMATQTTALIERCRAMEIPLDAVQLAPPAAWAFQPDKLQFEWDAARFPDARQLFALFHKHHVHVCAPGFPGVPRHTPLFEELEDRGWLLTRDDGNAQVFDGTPVSGGRPYGLLDLTNRDVYGLWTERQRQLIEDGLDAPSCDIQLAIPDGITARGGESGPALRTIYPLLARRALFDAIAGHKVPPEGVVPSTDLFPAAQRLPWQNGPRVSNDWQGLQHTLRTALSIGASGLPVQVHAIGNAAAPMDGMTPELYLRWLTFGVFSANFCFEGVEKLLPWSFGDEVLTHARTWLQWRYRLIPYVLGAVEDAVRTGLPVQRSMAMAFPHDPDAHAWDLQYLLGPALLVAPIVQPGNEVRVYLPKGEAWWDLNTGHRYEGGTTWTVSCSLGQYPVFGREGHMLCLGPAAHHTGEFNSARILDEVWMFGMPMHNPVVMRNKIRVMQMQGSSYIKGLEGLRILPSEGLEVKRRGAEVRISRAR is encoded by the coding sequence GTGCCGCCCAAGTTCGATTTTGCGCATACTAACCAGCTCGAAAGCATCGAGCTGTCGACCGCCCGCCCAAGCCGAATCGACTTCGATACGGGCGACGGTCTGCGTTTCGTGGTCGAGGCACACGCACCGGGTGTTTATCGAATCCGTTGCGGCTTTCCTCAGACGCTTTCCGAGGACAAACCTTCCCTGCGCGAAAAGGCGGTGGCCGAGATGCTGCTGGCGCGGCAGGAAGCGGTCGGCGAAGCCACCGTCACGCCGCGTGAAGGGGGCGGCTGGCGCATCGTCCAAGGCGAAACCGCGCTTGAGGTGCTTACGGATCCCGTGCGCATCGCGCTGTACAAAGGCGACAAGCAGGTGCTGGCATCGGAAGTCTCCGAGCACGCGCCCGGTTTCGGCTACAACGCGCTGGAAGAGTCCGAGGAAGCCCAATGGACGGCGGGATTCGCGCTGGACGCTGCCGATCGCATCTACGGCCTTGGCGAAACCCCGGGAGACCTCAACCGCCGCGACGAAGAGGTCGTATCCGACGACCCCGAGCATCGCGCGCTCCCGCTTGCCTGGAGTCCCAGCGGCTGGGGCGTGTACGTCAATACGATACGCCGGGTGCAGCACGCTCTGGGCGCGGCGCCGGCAGACAGCGCGTATATCGTCACGGTGGATGATCCGGTTCTCGATATCTTCCTGTTCGCCGGCGAGCCCGCCGAAATCCTGAACCAGTACACGGCGCTGACAGGCCGGGCCGGCCAGCCCGTCCTGTGGGCCATGGGTGTCTGGCTGCGGCAGGCCGAAGGCGAGATGGCGACGCAGACCACGGCGCTGATCGAACGCTGCCGCGCCATGGAGATCCCCCTGGATGCGGTCCAGCTCGCGCCGCCGGCGGCTTGGGCGTTCCAGCCGGACAAGCTGCAATTCGAGTGGGATGCTGCGCGGTTCCCTGACGCGCGCCAACTCTTCGCGCTTTTTCACAAGCATCACGTCCATGTGTGCGCGCCCGGTTTTCCTGGCGTGCCGCGCCATACGCCGCTGTTCGAAGAGCTCGAGGATCGCGGGTGGCTGCTCACGCGCGACGACGGTAACGCGCAGGTCTTCGACGGAACGCCGGTTTCCGGCGGCCGGCCCTACGGCCTGCTCGATCTCACCAATCGCGACGTTTACGGGCTGTGGACGGAACGGCAGCGCCAGCTGATCGAGGACGGCCTCGATGCACCGTCCTGCGATATCCAGCTGGCCATTCCGGACGGCATTACCGCGCGCGGCGGAGAATCCGGGCCGGCGTTGCGCACCATCTATCCGCTGCTGGCGCGGCGGGCGCTCTTCGACGCGATTGCCGGGCACAAGGTGCCGCCCGAGGGCGTCGTGCCGAGCACGGACCTCTTCCCCGCCGCGCAAAGGCTGCCGTGGCAGAACGGTCCTCGCGTCTCCAACGATTGGCAGGGGCTGCAACATACGCTTCGCACCGCGCTGTCCATCGGCGCCAGCGGCTTGCCGGTCCAGGTCCACGCCATCGGCAACGCGGCCGCCCCGATGGATGGCATGACACCGGAGCTCTATCTGCGCTGGCTGACGTTCGGCGTGTTCTCCGCCAACTTCTGTTTCGAGGGCGTGGAGAAGCTGTTGCCGTGGTCGTTCGGGGACGAAGTGCTGACGCACGCCCGCACCTGGCTGCAATGGCGCTATCGTCTCATTCCCTATGTGCTTGGCGCCGTCGAGGACGCCGTGCGCACCGGCCTGCCAGTGCAGCGTTCGATGGCGATGGCGTTCCCCCACGACCCCGACGCGCACGCATGGGACCTGCAGTACCTGCTTGGGCCCGCGCTGCTGGTAGCCCCGATCGTCCAGCCCGGCAATGAAGTACGCGTCTATCTGCCCAAGGGCGAAGCCTGGTGGGACCTGAATACCGGCCATCGTTATGAAGGCGGCACCACCTGGACGGTGAGCTGCAGCCTGGGGCAGTACCCCGTATTCGGCCGCGAAGGCCACATGCTTTGCCTGGGCCCCGCCGCCCATCACACGGGTGAATTCAATTCGGCGCGCATCCTGGACGAAGTCTGGATGTTCGGCATGCCGATGCACAATCCGGTGGTCATGCGGAACAAGATCCGCGTCATGCAGATGCAGGGCTCCAGCTACATCAAGGGGCTGGAAGGCCTGCGCATTCTTCCTTCCGAAGGCCTGGAGGTGAAGCGCCGCGGCGCGGAAGTGCGGATTTCCCGAGCGAGGTGA
- a CDS encoding response regulator transcription factor — translation MIRVILADDHPIVLLGVKNALEAVGGISIVGTATSPQSLLACLSACDCDVLVTDFSMPSERSPDGIAMLLDIQRKHPGLRIVVLTKISTPALLTPILDAGALALVDKGATTAEIATAVQRAAHGMTYISRNIEHTLGALGVAPSKVAQRVPLSPREIEVVRLFAQGYSNNQIAEILHLSPKTTSRQKKDAMRKLGAVHDADLYSCARDLGLI, via the coding sequence GTGATCCGCGTCATCCTGGCTGATGACCATCCGATAGTGCTTCTGGGCGTGAAAAACGCACTGGAAGCCGTCGGCGGGATATCGATCGTCGGCACCGCCACGTCGCCACAAAGCTTGCTCGCATGCCTTTCGGCCTGCGATTGCGACGTGTTGGTTACGGATTTCTCGATGCCAAGCGAGCGTAGTCCCGACGGGATCGCTATGCTGCTGGATATTCAGAGAAAGCACCCCGGGCTACGCATCGTTGTATTGACAAAAATTTCGACTCCGGCGCTGTTGACTCCCATCCTGGATGCCGGCGCGCTGGCCCTTGTAGACAAAGGGGCCACAACCGCGGAAATCGCGACTGCGGTTCAACGCGCGGCGCATGGGATGACCTATATCAGCCGCAATATCGAGCATACGCTCGGCGCGTTGGGAGTCGCCCCTTCCAAGGTTGCCCAACGGGTGCCGCTGTCCCCACGAGAAATCGAAGTTGTACGATTATTCGCCCAGGGCTATAGCAACAACCAGATTGCCGAGATCCTTCACCTGAGCCCGAAGACGACGAGTCGACAGAAAAAAGACGCCATGAGGAAGCTGGGCGCCGTTCATGATGCCGACCTTTATTCCTGTGCCAGGGATTTGGGCCTGATTTAG
- a CDS encoding type III secretion system chaperone: MDARSLIALFGEESGVPLSLGESGTIDLIFENNITVTLEHDDAQDILHAYIVVGQEPVESTQCLALYRDMLCSNAFGHETEGATLALDERNGEILLTRRMELADATVSQLRRIVETMVDVGVVWKEKIGTLCHQGLAGEGIPSERPASRPGGLRA; the protein is encoded by the coding sequence ATGGACGCGCGTAGCCTGATCGCGTTGTTTGGTGAGGAAAGTGGAGTGCCCTTGTCTCTCGGAGAGTCCGGCACCATCGACCTCATCTTCGAGAACAACATCACCGTCACGCTGGAACATGACGATGCGCAGGATATCCTGCATGCCTATATCGTCGTGGGGCAGGAACCGGTCGAGAGCACGCAATGTCTGGCTCTTTATCGCGACATGCTTTGCTCCAATGCTTTCGGCCACGAAACCGAGGGGGCAACCCTTGCGCTGGACGAACGCAATGGGGAAATTCTGTTAACCCGTCGGATGGAGCTGGCCGATGCCACGGTCAGCCAATTGCGCCGTATTGTCGAAACCATGGTCGACGTCGGCGTGGTCTGGAAAGAAAAAATCGGCACGCTGTGCCATCAGGGCCTTGCGGGCGAGGGCATCCCCTCTGAACGGCCGGCATCGCGGCCCGGCGGCCTCCGAGCCTAA
- a CDS encoding MetQ/NlpA family ABC transporter substrate-binding protein gives MKLNSIKAIATLAMAAGVVLAPAASAQDKPLTVGVTAGPHAEIMEVVKQEAAKQGMAIKIVEFSDYVQPNVALAAGDLDANSYQHQPYLDNANADRGYNLVSIAKTVIFPIGIYSKKVKSLADLKEGARIGIPNDPTNGGRALLLLQAQGLIKLKEGVGLKATPLDVASNPKKLRFIELDAAQLPRSLDDTDASAVNTNFAMQAGLDPKRDAIAQEAPDSPYANVLVVRAKDKDRPEFTKLVAAYHSQPVKDYIQTKYRGAVIAAW, from the coding sequence ATGAAGCTCAACTCGATCAAAGCAATCGCCACGTTGGCGATGGCCGCAGGTGTCGTCCTGGCTCCCGCTGCATCCGCCCAGGACAAGCCCCTGACCGTTGGCGTAACGGCCGGCCCGCACGCGGAAATCATGGAGGTCGTCAAGCAAGAGGCCGCCAAGCAGGGCATGGCGATCAAAATCGTCGAGTTTTCCGACTATGTACAGCCGAACGTCGCGTTGGCTGCCGGTGACCTGGACGCCAACAGCTACCAGCACCAGCCCTATCTGGACAACGCCAATGCCGACCGCGGATACAACCTGGTGAGCATCGCCAAGACGGTGATTTTCCCCATCGGCATCTATAGCAAGAAGGTGAAAAGCCTCGCCGACCTCAAAGAGGGCGCCCGCATCGGTATCCCGAACGATCCGACCAACGGCGGCCGTGCACTGTTGCTGTTGCAAGCCCAGGGCTTGATCAAGCTGAAGGAAGGCGTCGGCCTGAAGGCGACGCCGCTGGATGTGGCAAGCAATCCCAAAAAACTGCGTTTCATCGAACTGGATGCGGCTCAGCTGCCCCGTTCACTGGACGATACCGACGCCTCGGCCGTCAACACCAATTTCGCCATGCAGGCCGGGCTGGATCCCAAGCGCGACGCCATCGCGCAGGAAGCGCCGGATTCACCCTACGCGAACGTCCTTGTGGTGCGCGCGAAGGACAAGGACCGGCCGGAGTTCACGAAGCTGGTCGCGGCTTATCATTCGCAACCGGTCAAGGACTATATCCAAACCAAGTATCGCGGCGCCGTGATCGCGGCGTGGTGA
- a CDS encoding methionine ABC transporter ATP-binding protein, whose product MIHIQNLHKTYATPHGRFEALRGITLHIAQGEVFGIIGPSGAGKSTLVQCINLLERPDEGTISIGNQSLTGLPEVQLRQQRRRIGMVFQGFNLLARRTVYGNVALPLEIAGVPRADIPARVERLLRLVGLEHLRDRFPAQISGGQKQRVGIARALANEPDVLLSDEATSALDPETTHNILALLRDINRQTGVTVVMITHQMEVVREICDRVAVLSQGQIVELGRTAEIFASPRHEVTKAMVSAATASELTDATLQALRARMRDAVSARPDAAVHLLRLSLGGAQGAGDVLSDLSRRFSLDVSLIQARIEDVQGIAVGTAFVLVQGATQALQHALSDLAARDIAVQELAHEPATTDRSSHYVAA is encoded by the coding sequence ATGATTCATATTCAAAATCTCCATAAGACTTATGCCACGCCGCATGGCCGTTTCGAGGCACTGCGTGGCATCACCCTGCACATCGCGCAGGGCGAGGTCTTTGGGATCATCGGCCCCAGCGGGGCCGGCAAAAGTACGCTTGTCCAGTGCATCAACCTGCTGGAGCGTCCCGACGAGGGCACGATCTCCATCGGCAACCAATCATTGACCGGGTTGCCCGAAGTCCAGCTGCGGCAGCAGCGCCGGCGCATCGGCATGGTATTCCAGGGATTCAATCTGCTCGCGCGCCGCACCGTGTACGGCAACGTCGCACTGCCTTTGGAAATTGCCGGCGTACCGCGCGCTGATATCCCAGCGCGGGTCGAACGCCTGTTGAGGCTCGTGGGCCTGGAGCATCTGCGCGACCGCTTCCCTGCGCAGATCAGCGGCGGACAGAAGCAGCGCGTGGGCATTGCGCGCGCGCTCGCCAACGAACCCGACGTGCTGCTCAGCGACGAGGCAACGTCCGCGTTGGATCCCGAGACCACGCATAACATCCTGGCGCTGCTGCGCGATATCAACCGCCAGACCGGCGTCACCGTGGTGATGATCACGCACCAGATGGAAGTCGTGCGCGAAATCTGCGACCGCGTTGCGGTTCTTTCCCAGGGCCAGATCGTCGAGCTTGGGCGGACCGCGGAAATCTTCGCTTCGCCGCGGCATGAGGTCACCAAGGCAATGGTATCGGCGGCAACGGCATCCGAGCTGACGGATGCCACGCTGCAGGCACTGCGCGCACGCATGCGCGACGCCGTATCGGCCAGGCCGGACGCCGCGGTTCACTTGCTGCGGCTGTCGCTGGGAGGAGCGCAAGGCGCTGGCGATGTCCTTTCCGATCTTTCGCGCCGCTTTTCCCTTGATGTCAGCCTGATTCAGGCTCGCATCGAGGATGTGCAGGGCATCGCCGTGGGAACGGCGTTCGTCCTGGTCCAGGGCGCCACGCAAGCCCTGCAACACGCATTGTCCGACCTCGCGGCGCGCGATATCGCCGTGCAAGAACTGGCTCATGAACCCGCAACAACTGATCGATCTTCTCACTACGTCGCTGCTTGA
- a CDS encoding helix-turn-helix domain-containing protein — MSSIPTPFLPPCGEATAPQSAAPQGSIGGSFGADAYPRPSHVLVVSDAPEQLQATMDFLRAQLFRVTLASGWRGYHYAQAWHPDIIVIDGAMSSMDPLMLGRLLMQAPDTRGTPLVFLFERHNQAASHEAFALGAVDCMVKPVYPEEVLARISTHLRSGARRRIEPMSPRTRTVASEDLLLRNALNAIALDVGSIHTVRQLARSVGTNERKLSALFKSKMGKSAHKVILGKKMETARRLLAQTGMPVRDIGVHVGFPSVCNFSVAFRRENGITPTAYRRQFRTMTQPMGNSATATLRTPPTNYGHETEGARA, encoded by the coding sequence ATGAGTTCTATTCCCACCCCGTTTCTGCCGCCATGTGGAGAGGCAACGGCGCCTCAAAGCGCTGCGCCGCAGGGTAGCATCGGAGGGTCCTTTGGGGCTGACGCCTATCCGCGGCCATCACATGTCCTTGTGGTTTCCGATGCGCCGGAACAGCTGCAGGCCACCATGGATTTCCTGCGGGCCCAACTGTTTCGCGTAACGTTGGCCTCGGGTTGGCGCGGCTATCACTATGCCCAGGCATGGCATCCCGACATCATCGTAATAGACGGGGCAATGTCCAGTATGGACCCGTTGATGCTGGGGAGACTGCTCATGCAAGCTCCAGACACCCGAGGCACGCCGCTCGTGTTTTTGTTCGAAAGGCATAACCAGGCCGCCAGCCACGAAGCATTCGCGTTGGGTGCGGTCGATTGCATGGTGAAACCGGTCTATCCAGAGGAAGTGCTGGCGCGGATATCGACACATTTGCGAAGCGGCGCAAGGCGGCGCATAGAGCCAATGTCGCCGCGGACGAGAACAGTGGCTTCGGAGGATCTGTTGCTGCGCAATGCCCTGAACGCCATCGCGCTGGACGTGGGTAGCATACATACTGTCCGCCAACTCGCGCGGTCCGTAGGAACGAACGAACGCAAGCTCTCCGCTTTGTTTAAGTCCAAAATGGGGAAGTCAGCGCACAAGGTCATCCTCGGAAAGAAAATGGAGACCGCACGCCGTTTGTTGGCGCAGACGGGCATGCCGGTGCGCGACATCGGAGTCCATGTCGGATTTCCCAGCGTATGCAATTTTTCGGTGGCTTTTCGCCGCGAAAACGGCATCACGCCGACCGCCTATCGCCGTCAGTTCCGTACCATGACGCAACCAATGGGCAATAGCGCGACCGCCACGCTTCGTACGCCGCCAACGAACTATGGACATGAAACGGAAGGCGCGCGAGCCTAG